From Vigna unguiculata cultivar IT97K-499-35 chromosome 5, ASM411807v1, whole genome shotgun sequence, the proteins below share one genomic window:
- the LOC114183676 gene encoding ABC transporter C family member 13-like, producing the protein MGISYEELESVGSYCLFNALSAALKHSGTPPTNPSVDYPSGDKELESVGSYCLFNALSGFHLSCIFQPLISPLNSFPWVINGLIDAIISSGRLSRFLACPEHKFKDGDTNSCPSSFLSEQPDCVQGLGVFIQDACCTLSSSEEQALNMVLNHVTLSVSQGSFVAVIGEVRSLFEFNQDVFSK; encoded by the exons ATGGGAATATCATATGAG GAACTTGAAAGTGTGGGATCTTATTGCTTGTTCAATGCTCTTTCAG CTGCTTTGAAGCACTCTGGGACCCCTCCAACTAATCCTTCTGTTGATTATCCGTCTGG TGATAAGGAACTTGAAAGTGTGGGATCTTATTGCTTGTTCAATGCTCTTTCAG GTtttcacttgtcttgcatttttCAACCCCTTATTTCACCACTAAATTCATTCCCTTGGGTAATTAATGGATTGATTGAT GCCATCATATCTTCTGGACGGTTGAGTAGGTTTCTCGCTTGTCCTgaacataaatttaaagatgGAGACACAAATTCCTGTCCATCATCATTCCTAAGTGAACAGCCTGATTGTGTTCAAGGTTTGGGTGTATTTATCCAAGATGCATGTTGTACTTTGTCAAGTAGTGAGGAACAGGCATTAAATATGGTGTTGAATCATGTGACTCTAAGTGTGTCCCAGGGTTCCTTTGTTGCAGTTATTGGAGAGGTCAGATCCTTGTTTGAATTTAATCAAGATGTCTTTAgcaaataa
- the LOC114183671 gene encoding uncharacterized protein LOC114183671 isoform X3: MDAGSLSSSGALKDRMTLSSSRTVYSKKEFPKKCCQTSLANTIVNQIDYYFNDANLVRDEYLRFNMDEQRWVPISLIASFLVRFQWLQFFYMSTSRELLRLDSVLRSPVYSSFTETFDGSSTIRAFKSESAVNKIPF, translated from the exons ATGGATGCAGGATCTTTGAGTTCTTCTGGAGCCCTCAAAGATCGGATGACGCTATCCTCTTCGAGAACAGTTTATTCAAAGAAAGAGTTcccaaaaaaat GTTGCCAAACCTCTCTCGCCAATACAATAGTCAACCAAATTGATTATTACTTCAA TGATGCTAATTTAGTGAGGGATGAGTATTTAAGGTTCAACATGGATGAACAAAGATGGGTTCCAATTTCTTTGATTGCAAGCTTCCTCGT TAGATTTCag TGGCTTCAGTTCTTCTACATGTCAACATCGAGAGAATTACTACGACTGGACAGTGTTTTACGCTCTCCAGTATACTCATCATTCACGGAAACATTTGATGGATCATCAACTATTAGGGCGTTTAAATCTGAATCCGCCGTGAACAAGATCCCCTTCTAG
- the LOC114183671 gene encoding la protein homolog isoform X1, with product MDAGSLSSSGALKDRMTLSSSRTVYSKKEFPKKCCQTSLANTIVNQIDYYFNDANLVRDEYLRFNMDEQRWVPISLIASFLVSSSYSCYCHFVISTVDFRQQSTDLCSGFSSSTCQHRENYYDWTVFYALQYTHHSRKHLMDHQLLGRLNLNPP from the exons ATGGATGCAGGATCTTTGAGTTCTTCTGGAGCCCTCAAAGATCGGATGACGCTATCCTCTTCGAGAACAGTTTATTCAAAGAAAGAGTTcccaaaaaaat GTTGCCAAACCTCTCTCGCCAATACAATAGTCAACCAAATTGATTATTACTTCAA TGATGCTAATTTAGTGAGGGATGAGTATTTAAGGTTCAACATGGATGAACAAAGATGGGTTCCAATTTCTTTGATTGCAAGCTTCCTCGT GTCTTCTTCTTACTCTTGCTATTGCCATTTTGTTATATCTACAGTAGATTTCag ACAGCAATCAACTGATCTATGCAGTGGCTTCAGTTCTTCTACATGTCAACATCGAGAGAATTACTACGACTGGACAGTGTTTTACGCTCTCCAGTATACTCATCATTCACGGAAACATTTGATGGATCATCAACTATTAGGGCGTTTAAATCTGAATCCGCCGTGA
- the LOC114183671 gene encoding uncharacterized protein LOC114183671 isoform X5 — protein MDAGSLSSSGALKDRMTLSSSRTVYSKKEFPKKCCQTSLANTIVNQIDYYFNDANLVRDEYLRFNMDEQRWVPISLIASFLVGFSSSTCQHRENYYDWTVFYALQYTHHSRKHLMDHQLLGRLNLNPP, from the exons ATGGATGCAGGATCTTTGAGTTCTTCTGGAGCCCTCAAAGATCGGATGACGCTATCCTCTTCGAGAACAGTTTATTCAAAGAAAGAGTTcccaaaaaaat GTTGCCAAACCTCTCTCGCCAATACAATAGTCAACCAAATTGATTATTACTTCAA TGATGCTAATTTAGTGAGGGATGAGTATTTAAGGTTCAACATGGATGAACAAAGATGGGTTCCAATTTCTTTGATTGCAAGCTTCCTCGT TGGCTTCAGTTCTTCTACATGTCAACATCGAGAGAATTACTACGACTGGACAGTGTTTTACGCTCTCCAGTATACTCATCATTCACGGAAACATTTGATGGATCATCAACTATTAGGGCGTTTAAATCTGAATCCGCCGTGA
- the LOC114183671 gene encoding la-related protein 1A-like isoform X2 — protein MDAGSLSSSGALKDRMTLSSSRTVYSKKEFPKKCCQTSLANTIVNQIDYYFNDANLVRDEYLRFNMDEQRWVPISLIASFLVSSSYSCYCHFVISTVDFSGFSSSTCQHRENYYDWTVFYALQYTHHSRKHLMDHQLLGRLNLNPP, from the exons ATGGATGCAGGATCTTTGAGTTCTTCTGGAGCCCTCAAAGATCGGATGACGCTATCCTCTTCGAGAACAGTTTATTCAAAGAAAGAGTTcccaaaaaaat GTTGCCAAACCTCTCTCGCCAATACAATAGTCAACCAAATTGATTATTACTTCAA TGATGCTAATTTAGTGAGGGATGAGTATTTAAGGTTCAACATGGATGAACAAAGATGGGTTCCAATTTCTTTGATTGCAAGCTTCCTCGT GTCTTCTTCTTACTCTTGCTATTGCCATTTTGTTATATCTACAGTAGATTTCag TGGCTTCAGTTCTTCTACATGTCAACATCGAGAGAATTACTACGACTGGACAGTGTTTTACGCTCTCCAGTATACTCATCATTCACGGAAACATTTGATGGATCATCAACTATTAGGGCGTTTAAATCTGAATCCGCCGTGA
- the LOC114183671 gene encoding la-related protein 1-like isoform X7, translating to MDAGSLSSSGALKDRMTLSSSRTVYSKKEFPKKCCQTSLANTIVNQIDYYFNDANLVRDEYLRFNMDEQRWVPISLIASFLVRFQTAIN from the exons ATGGATGCAGGATCTTTGAGTTCTTCTGGAGCCCTCAAAGATCGGATGACGCTATCCTCTTCGAGAACAGTTTATTCAAAGAAAGAGTTcccaaaaaaat GTTGCCAAACCTCTCTCGCCAATACAATAGTCAACCAAATTGATTATTACTTCAA TGATGCTAATTTAGTGAGGGATGAGTATTTAAGGTTCAACATGGATGAACAAAGATGGGTTCCAATTTCTTTGATTGCAAGCTTCCTCGT TAGATTTCag ACAGCAATCAACTGA
- the LOC114183671 gene encoding uncharacterized protein LOC114183671 isoform X4: MDAGSLSSSGALKDRMTLSSSRTVYSKKEFPKKCCQTSLANTIVNQIDYYFNDANLVRDEYLRFNMDEQRWVPISLIASFLVLSSDLYTIDDSLPFILNILLANFVGLLGITIILCLLLTLAIAILLYLQ, translated from the exons ATGGATGCAGGATCTTTGAGTTCTTCTGGAGCCCTCAAAGATCGGATGACGCTATCCTCTTCGAGAACAGTTTATTCAAAGAAAGAGTTcccaaaaaaat GTTGCCAAACCTCTCTCGCCAATACAATAGTCAACCAAATTGATTATTACTTCAA TGATGCTAATTTAGTGAGGGATGAGTATTTAAGGTTCAACATGGATGAACAAAGATGGGTTCCAATTTCTTTGATTGCAAGCTTCCTCGT ATTATCTTCAGATCTTTATACCATTGATGATTCACTTCCATTCATTCTGAACATTCTTCTAGCGAATTTCGTAGGCCTGTTGGGTATTACAATAATTTTGT GTCTTCTTCTTACTCTTGCTATTGCCATTTTGTTATATCTACAGTAG
- the LOC114183671 gene encoding uncharacterized protein LOC114183671 isoform X6 codes for MDAGSLSSSGALKDRMTLSSSRTVYSKKEFPKKCCQTSLANTIVNQIDYYFNDANLVRDEYLRFNMDEQRWVPISLIASFLVLSSDLYTIDDSLPFILNILLANFVGLLGLLLTLAIAILLYLQ; via the exons ATGGATGCAGGATCTTTGAGTTCTTCTGGAGCCCTCAAAGATCGGATGACGCTATCCTCTTCGAGAACAGTTTATTCAAAGAAAGAGTTcccaaaaaaat GTTGCCAAACCTCTCTCGCCAATACAATAGTCAACCAAATTGATTATTACTTCAA TGATGCTAATTTAGTGAGGGATGAGTATTTAAGGTTCAACATGGATGAACAAAGATGGGTTCCAATTTCTTTGATTGCAAGCTTCCTCGT ATTATCTTCAGATCTTTATACCATTGATGATTCACTTCCATTCATTCTGAACATTCTTCTAGCGAATTTCGTAGGCCTGTTGG GTCTTCTTCTTACTCTTGCTATTGCCATTTTGTTATATCTACAGTAG